Proteins from a genomic interval of Scomber scombrus chromosome 11, fScoSco1.1, whole genome shotgun sequence:
- the fubp1 gene encoding far upstream element-binding protein 1 isoform X4, which translates to MADYSSVAPPSSNAGGGMNDAFKDALQRARQIAAKIGGDGVAAPQTNEFGYGGQKRPLEDADQPETKKVATSDGKGPDDIVVAFSAMGGMGGPPRSASEEFKVPDGMVGFIIGRGGEQISRLQQESGCKIQIAPDSGGMPDRSVTLTGSPESILTAKRLLTEIVEKGRPAPAFHHNDGPGMTVQEIMVPASKAGLVIGKGGETIKSLQERAGVKMVMIQDGPQNTGADKPLRISGEPFKVQQAKEMVMELIRDQGFREQRGEYGSRVGGGGGGGGGGGGGGGGGGGGGDSLDVPVPRFAVGIVIGRNGEMIKKIQNDTGVRIQFKPDDGSTPDRIAQIMGPPDQAQHAAEIISDLLRSVQAGGPPGHGGGRGRGRGQGNWNMGPPGGLQEFTFTVPTMKTGLIIGKGGETIKGISQQSGARIELQRNPPPNADPNIKMFTVRGSPQQIDYARQLVEEKIGGPVTPMGGPHGPPGPHGGPGPHGPPGPPGPPGAPMGPYNPGPYNQGPPGPHGPPAPYQPQGWGNGYPHWQQGQPDPNKAVADANAAAWAAYYAQYSQQPQAPMTPTSGAPGTTQTNGQGDPQAAGQSGQADYSKAWEEYYKKTGQQSQQPQDYTKAWEEYYKKQGQAAPQATAAAAAAASQPGGQPDYSAAWAEYYRQQAAYYGTANPQTMGAAPQASQDYRVPEDAETSQS; encoded by the exons ATGGCAGACTACAGCAGCGTGGCTCCGCCGTCCTCCAACGCCGGTGGCGGCATGAACGACGCTTTCAAAGACGCTCTTCAGCGAGCACGACAG atcGCAGCGAAGATTGGTGGTGATGGCGTTGCAGCTCCTCAAACTAATGAGTTTGGCTACGGAGGCCAGAAAAGGCCCCTGGAGGACGCTG ATCAACCAGAGACGAAGAAAGTGGCCACGAGTGATGGTAAGGGACCTGATGATATAGTTGTAG CCTTTTCAGCAATGGGAGGAATGGGTGGTCCCCCAAG GTCGGCATCTGAGGAATTCAAAGTTCCTGATGGGATGGTTGGATTCA taattggaagaggaggagaacaaATATCACGACTGCAGCAGGAATCTGGGTGTAAAATACAGATCGCTCCTG ACAGCGGAGGAATGCCCGATAGGTCGGTGACATTGACGGGATCGCCAGAATCCATCct GACTGCAAAGAGGCTACTAACAGAGATAGTTGAGAAGGGACGACCCGCCCCGGCGTTCCACCACAACGACGGCCCGGGCATGACCGTTCAGGAGATTATGGTCCCTGCCTCCAAAGCCGGTCTCGTCATCGGGAAGGGAGGCGAAACAATCAAAAGCCTTCAGGAAAGAGCCGGAGTGAAAATGGTCATGATCCAAGACGGACCCCAAAACACAGGCGCAGACAAACCACTCCGCATTTCAGGAGAGCCATTTAAAGTTCAG CAAGCCAAAGAGATGGTGATGGAGCTGATCCGAGACCAGGGCTTCAGGGAGCAGAGGGGCGAGTATGGTTCCCGGGTCGGAGGAGGCGGAGGTGGTGGCGGAGGAGGCGGCGGTGGCGGCGGAGgcggcggaggaggaggagatagcTTAGAT gTTCCCGTCCCCCGGTTTGCAGTAGGTATCGTTATCGGCAGAAACGGAGAGATGATCAAGAAAATACAGAATGACACAGGCGTCAGGATCCAGTTTAAACCAG ATGACGGCAGCACACCAGACAGGATAGCACAGATCATGGGTCCTCCCGACCAGGCTCAGCACGCGGCGGAAATCATCTCCGACCTGCTGAGGAGCGTCCAGGCCGGCGGGCCTCCGGGACACGGCGGTGGAAGAGGTCGCGGCCGTGGGCAAGGAAACTGGAACATGGGACCTCCTGGTGGCCTGCAGGAGTTCACCTTCACCGTTCCGACCATGAAGACCGGACTCATCATCGGCAAAG GTGGCGAGACAATCAAGGGCATCAGCCAGCAGTCCGGGGCCAGGATTGAGCTGCAGAGGAACCCTCCCCCCAACGCTGACCCCAAcatcaaaatgttcacagtgaGGGGTTCCCCGCAGCAGATCGACTACGCCCGGCAGCTGGTGGAGGAGAAGATCGGG GGTCCGGTTACTCCAATGGGCGGCCCACACGGTCCCCCTGGTCCACACGGAGGTCCAGGCCCTCATGGACCTCCAGGACCACCAGGACCCCCCGGGGCTCCCATGGGTCCATACAACCCCGGACCTTACAACCAGGGACCTCCAGGACCTCA tGGTCCTCCTGCGCCTTACCAGCCTCAAGGATGGGGCAACGGCTACCCACACTGGCAGCAGGGACAGCCCGATCCAA ATAAAGCCGTAGCCGACGCCAACGCAGCGGCTTGGGCGGCCTACTACGCTCAGTACAGCCAGCAGCCGCAGGCTCCCATGACCCCGACCAGCGGAGCTCCGGGCACAACTCAGACCAACGGCCAAG GTGACCCACAGGCTGCAGGTCAGAGTGGACAGGCAGATTACTCCAAGGCCTGGGAGGAATATTACAAGAAAACTG GTCAACAGAGTCAGCAACCTCAGGACTACACGAAAGCCTGGGAGGAGTATTACAAAAAACAAG
- the fubp1 gene encoding far upstream element-binding protein 1 isoform X5, which translates to MADYSSVAPPSSNAGGGMNDAFKDALQRARQIAAKIGGDGVAAPQTNEFGYGGQKRPLEDADQPETKKVATSDAFSAMGGMGGPPRSASEEFKVPDGMVGFIIGRGGEQISRLQQESGCKIQIAPDSGGMPDRSVTLTGSPESILTAKRLLTEIVEKGRPAPAFHHNDGPGMTVQEIMVPASKAGLVIGKGGETIKSLQERAGVKMVMIQDGPQNTGADKPLRISGEPFKVQQAKEMVMELIRDQGFREQRGEYGSRVGGGGGGGGGGGGGGGGGGGGGDSLDVPVPRFAVGIVIGRNGEMIKKIQNDTGVRIQFKPDDGSTPDRIAQIMGPPDQAQHAAEIISDLLRSVQAGGPPGHGGGRGRGRGQGNWNMGPPGGLQEFTFTVPTMKTGLIIGKGGETIKGISQQSGARIELQRNPPPNADPNIKMFTVRGSPQQIDYARQLVEEKIGGPVTPMGGPHGPPGPHGGPGPHGPPGPPGPPGAPMGPYNPGPYNQGPPGPHGPPAPYQPQGWGNGYPHWQQGQPDPNKAVADANAAAWAAYYAQYSQQPQAPMTPTSGAPGTTQTNGQGDPQAAGQSGQADYSKAWEEYYKKTGQQSQQPQDYTKAWEEYYKKQGQAAPQATAAAAAAASQPGGQPDYSAAWAEYYRQQAAYYGTANPQTMGAAPQASQDYRVPEDAETSQS; encoded by the exons ATGGCAGACTACAGCAGCGTGGCTCCGCCGTCCTCCAACGCCGGTGGCGGCATGAACGACGCTTTCAAAGACGCTCTTCAGCGAGCACGACAG atcGCAGCGAAGATTGGTGGTGATGGCGTTGCAGCTCCTCAAACTAATGAGTTTGGCTACGGAGGCCAGAAAAGGCCCCTGGAGGACGCTG ATCAACCAGAGACGAAGAAAGTGGCCACGAGTGATG CCTTTTCAGCAATGGGAGGAATGGGTGGTCCCCCAAG GTCGGCATCTGAGGAATTCAAAGTTCCTGATGGGATGGTTGGATTCA taattggaagaggaggagaacaaATATCACGACTGCAGCAGGAATCTGGGTGTAAAATACAGATCGCTCCTG ACAGCGGAGGAATGCCCGATAGGTCGGTGACATTGACGGGATCGCCAGAATCCATCct GACTGCAAAGAGGCTACTAACAGAGATAGTTGAGAAGGGACGACCCGCCCCGGCGTTCCACCACAACGACGGCCCGGGCATGACCGTTCAGGAGATTATGGTCCCTGCCTCCAAAGCCGGTCTCGTCATCGGGAAGGGAGGCGAAACAATCAAAAGCCTTCAGGAAAGAGCCGGAGTGAAAATGGTCATGATCCAAGACGGACCCCAAAACACAGGCGCAGACAAACCACTCCGCATTTCAGGAGAGCCATTTAAAGTTCAG CAAGCCAAAGAGATGGTGATGGAGCTGATCCGAGACCAGGGCTTCAGGGAGCAGAGGGGCGAGTATGGTTCCCGGGTCGGAGGAGGCGGAGGTGGTGGCGGAGGAGGCGGCGGTGGCGGCGGAGgcggcggaggaggaggagatagcTTAGAT gTTCCCGTCCCCCGGTTTGCAGTAGGTATCGTTATCGGCAGAAACGGAGAGATGATCAAGAAAATACAGAATGACACAGGCGTCAGGATCCAGTTTAAACCAG ATGACGGCAGCACACCAGACAGGATAGCACAGATCATGGGTCCTCCCGACCAGGCTCAGCACGCGGCGGAAATCATCTCCGACCTGCTGAGGAGCGTCCAGGCCGGCGGGCCTCCGGGACACGGCGGTGGAAGAGGTCGCGGCCGTGGGCAAGGAAACTGGAACATGGGACCTCCTGGTGGCCTGCAGGAGTTCACCTTCACCGTTCCGACCATGAAGACCGGACTCATCATCGGCAAAG GTGGCGAGACAATCAAGGGCATCAGCCAGCAGTCCGGGGCCAGGATTGAGCTGCAGAGGAACCCTCCCCCCAACGCTGACCCCAAcatcaaaatgttcacagtgaGGGGTTCCCCGCAGCAGATCGACTACGCCCGGCAGCTGGTGGAGGAGAAGATCGGG GGTCCGGTTACTCCAATGGGCGGCCCACACGGTCCCCCTGGTCCACACGGAGGTCCAGGCCCTCATGGACCTCCAGGACCACCAGGACCCCCCGGGGCTCCCATGGGTCCATACAACCCCGGACCTTACAACCAGGGACCTCCAGGACCTCA tGGTCCTCCTGCGCCTTACCAGCCTCAAGGATGGGGCAACGGCTACCCACACTGGCAGCAGGGACAGCCCGATCCAA ATAAAGCCGTAGCCGACGCCAACGCAGCGGCTTGGGCGGCCTACTACGCTCAGTACAGCCAGCAGCCGCAGGCTCCCATGACCCCGACCAGCGGAGCTCCGGGCACAACTCAGACCAACGGCCAAG GTGACCCACAGGCTGCAGGTCAGAGTGGACAGGCAGATTACTCCAAGGCCTGGGAGGAATATTACAAGAAAACTG GTCAACAGAGTCAGCAACCTCAGGACTACACGAAAGCCTGGGAGGAGTATTACAAAAAACAAG
- the fubp1 gene encoding far upstream element-binding protein 1 isoform X3, with protein sequence MADYSSVAPPSSNAGGGMNDAFKDALQRARQIAAKIGGDGVAAPQTNEFGYGGQKRPLEDAGGYFPMPNLNTDQPETKKVATSDGKGPDDIVVAFSAMGGMGGPPRSASEEFKVPDGMVGFIIGRGGEQISRLQQESGCKIQIAPDSGGMPDRSVTLTGSPESILTAKRLLTEIVEKGRPAPAFHHNDGPGMTVQEIMVPASKAGLVIGKGGETIKSLQERAGVKMVMIQDGPQNTGADKPLRISGEPFKVQQAKEMVMELIRDQGFREQRGEYGSRVGGGGGGGGGGGGGGGGGGGGGDSLDVPVPRFAVGIVIGRNGEMIKKIQNDTGVRIQFKPDDGSTPDRIAQIMGPPDQAQHAAEIISDLLRSVQAGGPPGHGGGRGRGRGQGNWNMGPPGGLQEFTFTVPTMKTGLIIGKGGETIKGISQQSGARIELQRNPPPNADPNIKMFTVRGSPQQIDYARQLVEEKIGGPVTPMGGPHGPPGPHGGPGPHGPPGPPGPPGAPMGPYNPGPYNQGPPGPHGPPAPYQPQGWGNGYPHWQQGQPDPNKAVADANAAAWAAYYAQYSQQPQAPMTPTSGAPGTTQTNGQGDPQAAGQSGQADYSKAWEEYYKKTGQQSQQPQDYTKAWEEYYKKQGQAAPQATAAAAAAASQPGGQPDYSAAWAEYYRQQAAYYGTANPQTMGAAPQASQGQ encoded by the exons ATGGCAGACTACAGCAGCGTGGCTCCGCCGTCCTCCAACGCCGGTGGCGGCATGAACGACGCTTTCAAAGACGCTCTTCAGCGAGCACGACAG atcGCAGCGAAGATTGGTGGTGATGGCGTTGCAGCTCCTCAAACTAATGAGTTTGGCTACGGAGGCCAGAAAAGGCCCCTGGAGGACGCTGGTGGGTATTTTCCCATGCCTAACCTGAATACCG ATCAACCAGAGACGAAGAAAGTGGCCACGAGTGATGGTAAGGGACCTGATGATATAGTTGTAG CCTTTTCAGCAATGGGAGGAATGGGTGGTCCCCCAAG GTCGGCATCTGAGGAATTCAAAGTTCCTGATGGGATGGTTGGATTCA taattggaagaggaggagaacaaATATCACGACTGCAGCAGGAATCTGGGTGTAAAATACAGATCGCTCCTG ACAGCGGAGGAATGCCCGATAGGTCGGTGACATTGACGGGATCGCCAGAATCCATCct GACTGCAAAGAGGCTACTAACAGAGATAGTTGAGAAGGGACGACCCGCCCCGGCGTTCCACCACAACGACGGCCCGGGCATGACCGTTCAGGAGATTATGGTCCCTGCCTCCAAAGCCGGTCTCGTCATCGGGAAGGGAGGCGAAACAATCAAAAGCCTTCAGGAAAGAGCCGGAGTGAAAATGGTCATGATCCAAGACGGACCCCAAAACACAGGCGCAGACAAACCACTCCGCATTTCAGGAGAGCCATTTAAAGTTCAG CAAGCCAAAGAGATGGTGATGGAGCTGATCCGAGACCAGGGCTTCAGGGAGCAGAGGGGCGAGTATGGTTCCCGGGTCGGAGGAGGCGGAGGTGGTGGCGGAGGAGGCGGCGGTGGCGGCGGAGgcggcggaggaggaggagatagcTTAGAT gTTCCCGTCCCCCGGTTTGCAGTAGGTATCGTTATCGGCAGAAACGGAGAGATGATCAAGAAAATACAGAATGACACAGGCGTCAGGATCCAGTTTAAACCAG ATGACGGCAGCACACCAGACAGGATAGCACAGATCATGGGTCCTCCCGACCAGGCTCAGCACGCGGCGGAAATCATCTCCGACCTGCTGAGGAGCGTCCAGGCCGGCGGGCCTCCGGGACACGGCGGTGGAAGAGGTCGCGGCCGTGGGCAAGGAAACTGGAACATGGGACCTCCTGGTGGCCTGCAGGAGTTCACCTTCACCGTTCCGACCATGAAGACCGGACTCATCATCGGCAAAG GTGGCGAGACAATCAAGGGCATCAGCCAGCAGTCCGGGGCCAGGATTGAGCTGCAGAGGAACCCTCCCCCCAACGCTGACCCCAAcatcaaaatgttcacagtgaGGGGTTCCCCGCAGCAGATCGACTACGCCCGGCAGCTGGTGGAGGAGAAGATCGGG GGTCCGGTTACTCCAATGGGCGGCCCACACGGTCCCCCTGGTCCACACGGAGGTCCAGGCCCTCATGGACCTCCAGGACCACCAGGACCCCCCGGGGCTCCCATGGGTCCATACAACCCCGGACCTTACAACCAGGGACCTCCAGGACCTCA tGGTCCTCCTGCGCCTTACCAGCCTCAAGGATGGGGCAACGGCTACCCACACTGGCAGCAGGGACAGCCCGATCCAA ATAAAGCCGTAGCCGACGCCAACGCAGCGGCTTGGGCGGCCTACTACGCTCAGTACAGCCAGCAGCCGCAGGCTCCCATGACCCCGACCAGCGGAGCTCCGGGCACAACTCAGACCAACGGCCAAG GTGACCCACAGGCTGCAGGTCAGAGTGGACAGGCAGATTACTCCAAGGCCTGGGAGGAATATTACAAGAAAACTG GTCAACAGAGTCAGCAACCTCAGGACTACACGAAAGCCTGGGAGGAGTATTACAAAAAACAAG
- the fubp1 gene encoding far upstream element-binding protein 1 isoform X1 — protein sequence MADYSSVAPPSSNAGGGMNDAFKDALQRARQIAAKIGGDGVAAPQTNEFGYGGQKRPLEDAGGYFPMPNLNTDQPETKKVATSDGKGPDDIVVAFSAMGGMGGPPRSASEEFKVPDGMVGFIIGRGGEQISRLQQESGCKIQIAPDSGGMPDRSVTLTGSPESILTAKRLLTEIVEKGRPAPAFHHNDGPGMTVQEIMVPASKAGLVIGKGGETIKSLQERAGVKMVMIQDGPQNTGADKPLRISGEPFKVQQAKEMVMELIRDQGFREQRGEYGSRVGGGGGGGGGGGGGGGGGGGGGDSLDVPVPRFAVGIVIGRNGEMIKKIQNDTGVRIQFKPDDGSTPDRIAQIMGPPDQAQHAAEIISDLLRSVQAGGPPGHGGGRGRGRGQGNWNMGPPGGLQEFTFTVPTMKTGLIIGKGGETIKGISQQSGARIELQRNPPPNADPNIKMFTVRGSPQQIDYARQLVEEKIGGPVTPMGGPHGPPGPHGGPGPHGPPGPPGPPGAPMGPYNPGPYNQGPPGPHGPPAPYQPQGWGNGYPHWQQGQPDPNKAVADANAAAWAAYYAQYSQQPQAPMTPTSGAPGTTQTNGQGDPQAAGQSGQADYSKAWEEYYKKTGQQSQQPQDYTKAWEEYYKKQGQAAPQATAAAAAAASQPGGQPDYSAAWAEYYRQQAAYYGTANPQTMGAAPQASQDYRVPEDAETSQS from the exons ATGGCAGACTACAGCAGCGTGGCTCCGCCGTCCTCCAACGCCGGTGGCGGCATGAACGACGCTTTCAAAGACGCTCTTCAGCGAGCACGACAG atcGCAGCGAAGATTGGTGGTGATGGCGTTGCAGCTCCTCAAACTAATGAGTTTGGCTACGGAGGCCAGAAAAGGCCCCTGGAGGACGCTGGTGGGTATTTTCCCATGCCTAACCTGAATACCG ATCAACCAGAGACGAAGAAAGTGGCCACGAGTGATGGTAAGGGACCTGATGATATAGTTGTAG CCTTTTCAGCAATGGGAGGAATGGGTGGTCCCCCAAG GTCGGCATCTGAGGAATTCAAAGTTCCTGATGGGATGGTTGGATTCA taattggaagaggaggagaacaaATATCACGACTGCAGCAGGAATCTGGGTGTAAAATACAGATCGCTCCTG ACAGCGGAGGAATGCCCGATAGGTCGGTGACATTGACGGGATCGCCAGAATCCATCct GACTGCAAAGAGGCTACTAACAGAGATAGTTGAGAAGGGACGACCCGCCCCGGCGTTCCACCACAACGACGGCCCGGGCATGACCGTTCAGGAGATTATGGTCCCTGCCTCCAAAGCCGGTCTCGTCATCGGGAAGGGAGGCGAAACAATCAAAAGCCTTCAGGAAAGAGCCGGAGTGAAAATGGTCATGATCCAAGACGGACCCCAAAACACAGGCGCAGACAAACCACTCCGCATTTCAGGAGAGCCATTTAAAGTTCAG CAAGCCAAAGAGATGGTGATGGAGCTGATCCGAGACCAGGGCTTCAGGGAGCAGAGGGGCGAGTATGGTTCCCGGGTCGGAGGAGGCGGAGGTGGTGGCGGAGGAGGCGGCGGTGGCGGCGGAGgcggcggaggaggaggagatagcTTAGAT gTTCCCGTCCCCCGGTTTGCAGTAGGTATCGTTATCGGCAGAAACGGAGAGATGATCAAGAAAATACAGAATGACACAGGCGTCAGGATCCAGTTTAAACCAG ATGACGGCAGCACACCAGACAGGATAGCACAGATCATGGGTCCTCCCGACCAGGCTCAGCACGCGGCGGAAATCATCTCCGACCTGCTGAGGAGCGTCCAGGCCGGCGGGCCTCCGGGACACGGCGGTGGAAGAGGTCGCGGCCGTGGGCAAGGAAACTGGAACATGGGACCTCCTGGTGGCCTGCAGGAGTTCACCTTCACCGTTCCGACCATGAAGACCGGACTCATCATCGGCAAAG GTGGCGAGACAATCAAGGGCATCAGCCAGCAGTCCGGGGCCAGGATTGAGCTGCAGAGGAACCCTCCCCCCAACGCTGACCCCAAcatcaaaatgttcacagtgaGGGGTTCCCCGCAGCAGATCGACTACGCCCGGCAGCTGGTGGAGGAGAAGATCGGG GGTCCGGTTACTCCAATGGGCGGCCCACACGGTCCCCCTGGTCCACACGGAGGTCCAGGCCCTCATGGACCTCCAGGACCACCAGGACCCCCCGGGGCTCCCATGGGTCCATACAACCCCGGACCTTACAACCAGGGACCTCCAGGACCTCA tGGTCCTCCTGCGCCTTACCAGCCTCAAGGATGGGGCAACGGCTACCCACACTGGCAGCAGGGACAGCCCGATCCAA ATAAAGCCGTAGCCGACGCCAACGCAGCGGCTTGGGCGGCCTACTACGCTCAGTACAGCCAGCAGCCGCAGGCTCCCATGACCCCGACCAGCGGAGCTCCGGGCACAACTCAGACCAACGGCCAAG GTGACCCACAGGCTGCAGGTCAGAGTGGACAGGCAGATTACTCCAAGGCCTGGGAGGAATATTACAAGAAAACTG GTCAACAGAGTCAGCAACCTCAGGACTACACGAAAGCCTGGGAGGAGTATTACAAAAAACAAG
- the fubp1 gene encoding far upstream element-binding protein 1 isoform X6: MADYSSVAPPSSNAGGGMNDAFKDALQRARQIAAKIGGDGVAAPQTNEFGYGGQKRPLEDAGGYFPMPNLNTDQPETKKVATSDGKGPDDIVVAFSAMGGMGGPPRSASEEFKVPDGMVGFIIGRGGEQISRLQQESGCKIQIAPDSGGMPDRSVTLTGSPESILTAKRLLTEIVEKGRPAPAFHHNDGPGMTVQEIMVPASKAGLVIGKGGETIKSLQERAGVKMVMIQDGPQNTGADKPLRISGEPFKVQQAKEMVMELIRDQGFREQRGEYGSRVGGGGGGGGGGGGGGGGGGGGGDSLDVPVPRFAVGIVIGRNGEMIKKIQNDTGVRIQFKPDDGSTPDRIAQIMGPPDQAQHAAEIISDLLRSVQAGGPPGHGGGRGRGRGQGNWNMGPPGGLQEFTFTVPTMKTGLIIGKGGETIKGISQQSGARIELQRNPPPNADPNIKMFTVRGSPQQIDYARQLVEEKIGGPVTPMGGPHGPPGPHGGPGPHGPPGPPGPPGAPMGPYNPGPYNQGPPGPHGPPAPYQPQGWGNGYPHWQQGQPDPNKAVADANAAAWAAYYAQYSQQPQAPMTPTSGAPGTTQTNGQGQQSQQPQDYTKAWEEYYKKQGQAAPQATAAAAAAASQPGGQPDYSAAWAEYYRQQAAYYGTANPQTMGAAPQASQDYRVPEDAETSQS; this comes from the exons ATGGCAGACTACAGCAGCGTGGCTCCGCCGTCCTCCAACGCCGGTGGCGGCATGAACGACGCTTTCAAAGACGCTCTTCAGCGAGCACGACAG atcGCAGCGAAGATTGGTGGTGATGGCGTTGCAGCTCCTCAAACTAATGAGTTTGGCTACGGAGGCCAGAAAAGGCCCCTGGAGGACGCTGGTGGGTATTTTCCCATGCCTAACCTGAATACCG ATCAACCAGAGACGAAGAAAGTGGCCACGAGTGATGGTAAGGGACCTGATGATATAGTTGTAG CCTTTTCAGCAATGGGAGGAATGGGTGGTCCCCCAAG GTCGGCATCTGAGGAATTCAAAGTTCCTGATGGGATGGTTGGATTCA taattggaagaggaggagaacaaATATCACGACTGCAGCAGGAATCTGGGTGTAAAATACAGATCGCTCCTG ACAGCGGAGGAATGCCCGATAGGTCGGTGACATTGACGGGATCGCCAGAATCCATCct GACTGCAAAGAGGCTACTAACAGAGATAGTTGAGAAGGGACGACCCGCCCCGGCGTTCCACCACAACGACGGCCCGGGCATGACCGTTCAGGAGATTATGGTCCCTGCCTCCAAAGCCGGTCTCGTCATCGGGAAGGGAGGCGAAACAATCAAAAGCCTTCAGGAAAGAGCCGGAGTGAAAATGGTCATGATCCAAGACGGACCCCAAAACACAGGCGCAGACAAACCACTCCGCATTTCAGGAGAGCCATTTAAAGTTCAG CAAGCCAAAGAGATGGTGATGGAGCTGATCCGAGACCAGGGCTTCAGGGAGCAGAGGGGCGAGTATGGTTCCCGGGTCGGAGGAGGCGGAGGTGGTGGCGGAGGAGGCGGCGGTGGCGGCGGAGgcggcggaggaggaggagatagcTTAGAT gTTCCCGTCCCCCGGTTTGCAGTAGGTATCGTTATCGGCAGAAACGGAGAGATGATCAAGAAAATACAGAATGACACAGGCGTCAGGATCCAGTTTAAACCAG ATGACGGCAGCACACCAGACAGGATAGCACAGATCATGGGTCCTCCCGACCAGGCTCAGCACGCGGCGGAAATCATCTCCGACCTGCTGAGGAGCGTCCAGGCCGGCGGGCCTCCGGGACACGGCGGTGGAAGAGGTCGCGGCCGTGGGCAAGGAAACTGGAACATGGGACCTCCTGGTGGCCTGCAGGAGTTCACCTTCACCGTTCCGACCATGAAGACCGGACTCATCATCGGCAAAG GTGGCGAGACAATCAAGGGCATCAGCCAGCAGTCCGGGGCCAGGATTGAGCTGCAGAGGAACCCTCCCCCCAACGCTGACCCCAAcatcaaaatgttcacagtgaGGGGTTCCCCGCAGCAGATCGACTACGCCCGGCAGCTGGTGGAGGAGAAGATCGGG GGTCCGGTTACTCCAATGGGCGGCCCACACGGTCCCCCTGGTCCACACGGAGGTCCAGGCCCTCATGGACCTCCAGGACCACCAGGACCCCCCGGGGCTCCCATGGGTCCATACAACCCCGGACCTTACAACCAGGGACCTCCAGGACCTCA tGGTCCTCCTGCGCCTTACCAGCCTCAAGGATGGGGCAACGGCTACCCACACTGGCAGCAGGGACAGCCCGATCCAA ATAAAGCCGTAGCCGACGCCAACGCAGCGGCTTGGGCGGCCTACTACGCTCAGTACAGCCAGCAGCCGCAGGCTCCCATGACCCCGACCAGCGGAGCTCCGGGCACAACTCAGACCAACGGCCAAG GTCAACAGAGTCAGCAACCTCAGGACTACACGAAAGCCTGGGAGGAGTATTACAAAAAACAAG